The Schistocerca gregaria isolate iqSchGreg1 chromosome 4, iqSchGreg1.2, whole genome shotgun sequence genome contains a region encoding:
- the LOC126267045 gene encoding uncharacterized protein LOC126267045, which translates to MFSSFKGPANVRDKQPAFENFGERQFANFDETKHAPAPVWNVHSQSYNNVRIYPGDQLNIKLQTLAAHNQTVIPEQRTSSHNNALQCPYPNNNQTVVRPTAVINCHSNGTSCCGHPNRVPHHWNPVPPNVPPPRHFVDNISLYNNHSNLSNEDYRFRTDTYYAPINKQVLSHRDNSVVNQPSFYSGPLRNVPGLAPVYDVKLPAPLPVANRAGGKYTGNKVARTEPCAKCNGNCSENCELFGGQDIVDYSSTDTPNEFVRDNVACYSGLHSEQAGPTTQYCTQWATNTGSQTEYCRQNNNAAMWVHNSHSAISGNNLASNCWIDKKDLLPGNCLSQYTTHHPGATQQNTRPKDPQDSLKLPEMRVNDVSCMQAPQLINGYPEILHQEKEKVYNGNFCNHVPGRRVDETQNKINGPYFKERDIMHSQAVPQFSHVKQIKHHDFSLNGAPSMPQERVIFQESQTFTSSIGSHPISVSSFAQPNVLHPYNKNTTKSCFQNVGNGQLQAQDVTANSFSVCKVTEAFTTGIAQPPSRFSSHLTYTQSRISKTNNDFSYFQDYDSSTHLASNSVTANPPIPSVANSLSPKMNPASTSTCVSDSQPAFPNSDDSKIVANTIHPATRNEHSFNGNAEYSISDLQSCKRLQENSITGKLMQVIDASASNVNIGIRDVSSNDPSNIMIKNISSYSSEYNIYSGNIPSGSGTVPFNNSAGNVDFPGTQMLTNFDPYSKQFTPGPVLNPGGGPDVLSSSGPVVSSVGESEVAGSNKVVQPDFGTEKFYESTANPQMKRNLSHVSDIMKSEYRTAHSVKQKCQKIGQLDVRQFLATWDEETEDVASPRLPDVVLSSNGTPLFVVECGGGNLSEISPVTTSSTNEETVHRSGVIVYEHIQPVNTGDNVTERTHVDQLSSRNADGLQVNATGESGALENSDCILLRSSISETETVQSDQDTSELNVGAKRHIEKTIALAHGHENKEENSVCLIENKFSEDNTGTALQSSDSINTSTRETLSPTIYNKKQSSDTQGVHSVSKCLLAEKTSISTTVFVKNEEKQSCDAKQGTSVNFLQKTDSVSPDINYEGKNVSCEPLCENLKDWNKVKKDESNFLFEASNGTKHSSDELMTLSRNNNLEDIAVDAFEELTTGKKGKSTLKCRYSFSNASARTDIPDDSDDDDDYYYYCSASRNEKKLRDKVYPYIPCEWNSKADVNEATDNKNGAERSQLYIENISICNMASEQNTSLDKCTHAENFVTQGCMEQCVKESVLEIRCQKQCPVNCKAIQSTLEMKNKGIMQHYDEVARNACQLTTTTKSDLNIHVKSSTKCDYKTVTLRHKRESCGSFTSSSMATDKYEILERHLPVCNQFCELEMHKGVGKLPPKCMSNDKSSLVSFSDKRGMVNHMWRSSCTPPGNIVPDSNKVGVAHLFNKSSNIIPASTATMNEVISISCRCLFSEQSISESAFTRTGTKSFLLPVNLMLDRATMCLIRRKLFSAKNLRTHDHCITGTLDSSKKRFLTSDKTLSREGVFQRSAEYSHPTQLGNERAHGSGQMNAKFSFASHAARSSQAEMFQYKNRYVTTIFGDSDEIGLSLFLQYPQVDNQGYYKGIVEALKTLVEQSGKGRVGCRRLCLRPALSENGEKPEYENLPEVSNLPLLFINSDAFRDECSQGQSGVSQDLESTSILFKISESCVNLWLQHLGYNNYSHSHKDVASIKFDHAPVFKESIACTRDEKDVSTFETTRFSRRDVIDNKLWKNIDTVATTCTASTTRSKILLIQDQMCNSEGNSCVNDKNIDSKHSLNGNDDKLSILFSIKNNVFGGNYQKILSKHLFKSSRRHKTNTGSNFTIIKKLKDDSTKQEDHCHNDKSVNQEGSLTPSRQVITELSSRHQKLLPLKSFFGGTDADCLAPAAFIPYEVEEENSILNNEDTCNGISQSEKGKNCLVTETSSYTSFLEDTICGVVESELPYSKNTTTEKCPVLIHNDVDAMNDRDSAVTQNSSLALNEMCSGPEQQVLGLSAQKTNQVGSKTQNSNLELADESEVIISSTSTLEEANTEVVDCNFNDKAESLFLFEDELPCVESYVEADDVTIVSGTHDGILDEENDIDVPSVVYPETHENVLHSEGNIGTHISSVDVCSESDVITTAIISDDVCMNSNCVIVSEDESSRQSPQNLLMDIVPCSTQEDTVEFRHFSTECTDEYQNSTVSSTTHINELADSNRLKTMTTILLKEDRENQNITTSDMHGEFSFFGEEVDYYNTGVLQADSVSDWPYLEEEVISELQNSDVEPEVPLGNTTCERNSGKNQSLACSPTTLNNLTMKNGLQCQNLDMEESSGTSKRSSAEENYTQANNELIDLKCRLSWDKIFDLSGKDKCSGYKMKNRIKKTVTKSWPYYCKTQSRWKWPKSKNKLYSKMSKKLKEISISSEVRKQKDDFMSECLEKNSKKISATLEFDEAETNMHRSSLNSSSLKQNTWHVTHGNNSNPCGYKREKNNNYVIESVDNNSKSDILSNPIVLVQRLILKRNRDHPGHGGKTKVDKKNPFSGYVCNVEERASCSNLYKREICKLDTFDSKNRNSRDMYRHRDEQSLIEIRGKQGNTEDSYSGSISKSHDNSDKTFNMVKADSISSRKKASYSVEVQRVKHSKEVRKTNDKSIKKNSDECIKELPRVIIKRSPDGSTRYKSFLCLSAATEKYWQPVVMLKRDSNIEELAKRMQKRKFSPHVVDGRSQSNMNIPTGIKEKAHKIKCKDNMHAPGNKNNGNEHEWGAIDTSIASQKKIIRRKEKGDLSELKNSKHSDTNSLSIRSCDSLHNIIEANNFPDEQIELQSALVCDTVPLKSGKKYKGMLKHDKNFTEERGKDCRRIESDCQEILPNIELPQRRQSVEMFSDTEVNKASVSTPGEYNQKHFTSMCESKYNYHESSHTSSNEERPSVHYSSSRDKILRKKFQERQKVEKNSKKRHSEWADSKSAMKKQCFWDCDYTKSASKSKKKCPDITVFSNKEPHFPVHHRGEMATPNARCSLIDQRVSLQNDELEACKSSGDCNRMGQDGGKIDCQACGIELKNFAERSSHIRQHPYHCQRCHLAFRSEGDFVNHLSLEHPQTKEQHHCLLCEKSFTTSDKHQMHLQGRFHRYVELTQRRTIHTVFTLLTGRACPGLPSLTDAEMEGLGWFPSEPGTVHFYHQATPLQMAVQGWLNCQRNKSECGIVEENKKSELKDPSP; encoded by the coding sequence ATGTTCAGTTCTTTCAAGGGGCCGGCTAATGTACGTGATAAACAGCCGGCGTTCGAAAATTTTGGCGAACGTCAGTTTGCAAATTTTGACGAAACAAAACACGCTCCTGCGCCAGTGTGGAACGTACATTCTCAGTCCTATAACAATGTCCGTATTTACCCCGGAGATCAGCTGAACATCAAACTGCAGACTCTTGCTGCACACAATCAAACTGTGATACCTGAACAGAGAACAAGTTCCCATAATAATGCGCTTCAGTGTCCGTATCCAAATAATAATCAGACTGTTGTAAGGCCAACTGCAGTGATTAATTGCCACTCAAACGGAACTTCATGCTGTGGTCATCCTAATCGAGTGCCTCATCACTGGAATCCTGTGCCTCCTAATGTGCCTCCACCAAGACATTTTGTAGATAATATAAGTTTGTATAACAATCACAGTAATTTGAGTAATGAGGATTATAGATTTAGAACAGACACATACTATGCTCCAATTAATAAGCAGGTGCTGAGCCATAGAGATAATTCAGTTGTGAATCAACCTTCATTTTATTCAGGGCCATTGAGGAATGTACCAGGATTGGCCCCAGTGTATGATGTGAAGTTGCCAGCTCCCTTGCCTGTCGCCAACCGAGCAGGTGGAAAGTATACAGGAAATAAAGTGGCCAGAACTGAACCATGTGCTAAATGCAATGGGAATTGTAGTGAGAACTGTGAGTTGTTTGGAGGTCAGGATATTGTGGATTATTCAAGTACTGATACACCTAACGAGTTTGTCCGAGACAATGTGGCGTGCTATTCGGGGCTGCATTCAGAACAAGCAGGGCCCACAACTCAGTACTGCACACAGTGGGCCACAAATACAGGCTCTCAAACTGAATATTGCCGGCAGAATAATAATGCTGCAATGTGGGTGCACAATTCACACAGTGCTATTAGTGGAAATAATTTGGCTTCCAACTGCTGGATAGACAAGAAGGATTTATTACCTGGAAATTGCCTCTCACAGTATACAACACATCATCCAGGTGCTACCCAGCAGAACACACGACCAAAGGACCCTCAGGATTCCCTGAAACTACCAGAAATGAGAGTTAATGATGTGTCTTGCATGCAAGCACCACAATTGATAAATGGTTATCCAGAAATATTGCatcaagagaaagaaaaagtgTATAATGGAAATTTCTGCAACCATGTTCCAGGTcgaagagtagatgaaacacagaataaaaTAAATGGACCATACTTTAAGGAGAGGGATATAATGCACTCCCAAGCTGTTCCTCAGTTTTCTCATGTGAAACAAATAAAACATCATGACTTTTCATTGAATGGTGCACCCAGCATGCCTCAAGAGAGAGTGATTTTTCAGGAATCCCAGACATTTACATCATCTATTGGAAGCCATCCCATCTCTGTTTCATCATTTGCTCAACCTAATGTTTTACATCCATATAATAAAAATACCACAAAATCGTGTTTTCAAAATGTGGGAAATGGTCAGCTTCAAGCACAAGATGTAACAGCAAATTCGTTTTCCGTATGTAAAGTGACAGAGGCATTTACAACAGGCATTGCACAACCACCTTCAAGATTTAGTTCTCATCTTACTTACACTCAAAGTAGGATATCAAAAACTAATAATGACTTCAGTTATTTTCAGGACTATGATAGCTCTACTCATTTAGCATCTAATTCAGTCACAGCTAATCCACCAATACCTTCAGTAGCAAATTCATTATCTCCAAAAATGAATCCTGCTAGTACTTCCACTTGTGTTTCAGATTCTCAGCCTGCTTTTCCCAATAGTGACGACAGCAAGATTGTTGCAAATACCATACACCCTGCCACCAGAAATGAACATAGTTTTAATGGAAATGCAGAGTACAGTATATCAGATTTACAGTCAtgtaaaaggttacaggaaaacagCATAACTGGAAAACTAATGCAAGTTATTGATGCCAGTGCTTCAAATGTGAATATTGGAATTAGAGACGTTTCATCCAATGATCCATCTAACATAATGATTAAAAATATTTCAAGTTACAGTAGTGAGTACAatatttattctggaaacattccatCTGGCTCAGGTACTGTCCCCTTCAACAATTCTGCAGGAAATGTTGACTTTCCTGGCACTCAGATGCTGACAAACTTTGATCCCTACAGCAAACAGTTCACACCTGGTCCAGTGCTGAATCCAGGAGGTGGGCCTGATGTGTTGAGTTCTTCTGGTCCTGTAGTTTCTTCAGTTGGTGAATCAGAAGTTGCTGGGAGTAATAAAGTAGTACAACCTGATTTTGGTACAGAAAAGTTTTATGAATCTACTGCAAATCCTCAGATGAAGAGAAATTTATCGCATGTTAGTGATATTATGAAGTCAGAATACAGAACAGCCCATAGTGTGAAGCAGAAGTGTCAGAAAATAGGACAGCTAGATGTTCGGCAATTTTTAGCAACATGGGATGAAGAGACAGAAGATGTGGCATCTCCGAGACTTCCAGATGTGGTTTTGAGCAGTAATGGTACACCACTCTTTGTTGTGGAGTGTGGAGGAGGAAATTTGAGCGAAATTTCTCCAGTTACCACCAGTTCAACTAATgaagaaacagttcatagaagtgGAGTAATTGTTTATGAACACATTCAGCCAGTAAATACTGGTGACAATGTTACAGAGCGTACACATGTAGATCAGTtgtcaagcagaaatgcagatggacTGCAAGTGAATGCTACTGGTGAGTCAGGAGCTCTAGAAAATAGTGATTGTATTTTGTTGAGAAGTAGCATCAGTGAAACTGAGACTGTGCAGTCTGACCAAGACACTTCAGAATTAAATGTTGGTGCAAAGCGGCACATAGAAAAAACCATAGCACTAGCTCATGGACATGAAAATAAGGAGGAAAATAGTGTGTGTCTGATAGAAAACAAGTTCTCAGAGGATAATACTGGAACTGCATTGCAAAGCTCTGATAGTATAAACACTTCAACAAGAGAGACATTATCTCCTACCATATACAATAAAAAACAAAGTTCAGATACACAGGGTGTACACTCAGTAAGCAAATGTTTGTTAGCCGAGAAAACAAGTATTTCAACAACTGTTTTTGTTAAGAATGAAGAAAAGCAATCATGTGATGCTAAGCAAGGAACATCTGTCAACTTCTTGCAGAAGACAGATTCTGTCTCTCCAGATATTAATTATGAAGGAAAAAATGTATCTTGTGAACCACTATGTGAAAACTTAAAAGATTGGAACAAGGTAAAAAAGGATGAGTCCAATTTTCTTTTTGAAGCATCTAATGGAACTAAACATTCTAGTGATGAACTTATGACATTATCAAGAAATAATAATTTAGAAGACATTGCTGTAGATGCATTTGAAGAACTAACTACTGGGAAAAAAGGCAAAAGCACCTTGAAATGCAGATACAGTTTTTCTAATGCTTCTGCAAGGACTGACATTCCTgatgacagtgatgatgatgatgattattattattattgctctgCTTCAAGGAACGAAAAAAAATTACGTGATAAAGTGTATCCTTACATCCCTTGTGAGTGGAATTCAAAAGCAGATGTAAATGAGGCTACAGATAATAAAAATGGTGCAGAAAGATCACAATTGTATATTGAAAATATCAGTATCTGTAATATGGCATCCGAGCAGAATACAAGTCTAGATAAATGTACACATGCAGAAAATTTTGTAACACAGGGTTGTATGGAACAATGTGTGAAGGAATCAGTTTTGGAAATAAGGTGCCAAAAGCAGTGTCCAGTAAATTGCAAAGCAATTCAGTCTACTTTGGAAATGAAGAACAAGGGGATTATGCAACATTATGATGAAGTCGCACGTAATGCATGTCAGTTAACTACAACTACTAAGAGTGATTTAAATATTCATGTTAAAAGCAGTACAAAATGTGATTATAAGACTGTCACACTAAGACACAAGAGAGAATCATGCGGTAGCTTCACAAGTTCTTCTATGGCTACTGATAAGTATGAAATCCTAGAAAGACACTTACCTGTTTGTAATCAATTTTGTGAACTGGAAATGCATAAAGGAGTTGGAAAATTGCCTCCTAAATGTATGTCCAATGATAAGAGCTCCCTTGTAAGTTTTTCAGATAAACGTGGTATGGTGAACCATATGTGGCGAAGTTCATGTACACCACCTGGAAACATAGTGCCAGATTCAAACAAGGTGGGAGTTGCACATCTGTTTAATAAAAGCAGTAATATTATACCTGCATCAACTGCTACAATGAATGAAGTTATATCTATTTCTTGCAGATGTTTATTTTCAGAGCAGTCAATTTCTGAGAGTGCTTTTACCAGAACTGGAACAAAAAGTTTTTTATTGCCAGTTAATTTGATGTTAGATAGAGCTACAATGTGCTTAATAAGGAGAAAACTGTTCTCTGCAAAAAACTTGAGGACACATGATCACTGTATTACAGGCACATTGGATTCCAGTAAAAAGAGATTCTTGACCAGTGACAAAACTCTCAGTAGAGAAGGTGTATTTCAGAGATCTGCAGAATACTCCCATCCCACACAACTGGGGAATGAAAGAGCTCATGGAAGTGGTCAGATGAATGCTAAATTCAGTTTTGCTTCACATGCTGCAAGAAGTTCACAAGCAGAAATGTTTCAGTATAAAAACAGATATGTTACCACTATTTTTGGGGATTCTGATGAAATTGGACTGAGCTTGTTTCTACAATATCCTCAGGTGGATAACCAAGGCTATTACAAGGGAATTGTGGAAGCACTGAAAACACTTGTGGAACAGAGTGGCAAAGGAAGAGTAGGTTGTAGAAGGCTGTGCTTGAGACCTGCACTTTCAGAAAATGGAGAAAAACCAGAATACGAAAATTTACCAGAAGTTTCAAATTTACCTCTGTTGTTTATCAATTCAGATGCTTTTCGAGATGAGTGCAGCCAGGGACAGTCTGGTGTTTCACAGGATTTAGAAAGCACAAGTATTCTCTTTAAAATATCAGAATCTTGTGTCAATTTGTGGCTACAGCACTTGGGTTACAATAATTATAGTCACTCACATAAGGATGTGGCTTCAATCAAATTTGATCATGCACCAGTATTCAAAGAATCCATAGCATGTACTCGTGATGAGAAGGATGTATCCACATTTGAGACAACCCGTTTCAGTAGGCGTGATGTCATTGACAACAAACTGTGGAAAAATATTGATACAGTTGCTACAACCTGCACGGCCTCAACAACTAGAAGTAAAATTTTGCTAATACAGGATCAAATGTGTAACTCGGAAGGAAATAGCTGTGTAAATGACAAAAATATTGATAGTAAACATTCTCTTAATGGAAATGATGACAAACTTTCTATACTGTTCTCcattaaaaacaatgtttttggTGGTAATTACCAAAAGATTCTgagcaaacatttatttaaaagtTCACGTCGCCACAAAACAAACACAGGCTCCAATTTTACAATTATTAAAAAATTGAAAGATGATTCTACAAAACAGGAAGATCATTGTCATAATGATAAATCTGTCAACCAAGAAGGGTCtttaactcctagcagacaggtaATCACTGAACTATCTTCTCGTCATCAGAAGCTGTTGCCACTAAAATCATTTTTTGGAGGAACTGATGCAGACTGTCTAGCACCTGCTGCGTTTATTCCGTACGAAGTAGAAGAAGAAAATTCTATATTAAACAACGAAGACACCTGTAATGGGATCTCACAAAGTGAAAAAGGCAAGAACTGTCTTGTTACTGAAACATCCTCTTACACTTCATTTCTAGAAGACACAATTTGTGGTGTTGTTGAATCCGAGTTACCATACAGCAAGAATACAACCACAGAGAAGTGTCCAGTTCTTATACATAATGATGTTGATGCCATGAATGATAGAGATTCTGCAGTAACACAAAATTCCTCGTTGGCATTAAATGAAATGTGTTCAGGCCCTGAACAACAAGTTTTAGGACTGTCTGCTCAGAAAACAAATCAAGTGGGTTCGAAAACACAGAATTCCAATTTAGAACTAGCAGATGAATCAGAAGTAATTATTAGTAGCACAAGTACACTTGAAGAAGCCAATACTGAGGTTGTTGACTGTAATTTTAATGACAAAGCAGAGTCATTGTTCTTGTTTGAAGATGAGTTGCCTTGTGTCGAATCTTATGTAGAAGCCGATGATGTCACAATTGTATCAGGAACACATGATGGTATTCTGGATGAAGAAAATGACATTGATGTTCCTAGTGTTGTATATCCTGAAACTCATGAAAATGTGTTGCACTCTGAAGGAAATATTGGCACACACATTTCGTCTGTGGATGTGTGTTCTGAATCCGATGTCATTACAACTGCAATTATTTCTGATGATGTTTGCATGAATTCAAACTGTGTTATTGTTAGTGAGGATGAATCATCAAGGCAATCTCCTCAGAATCTGTTGATGGACATAGTTCCCTGCAGCACTCAAGAAGATACAGTGGAATTTAGACATTTTTCTACAGAATGTACAGATGAATATCAGAATAGCACAGTATCAAGTACGACACACATTAATGAACTAGCAGACTCAAACAGGTTAAAGACAATGACCACCATTTTACTCAAGGAGGACAGAGAGAATCAGAATATCACTACCTCTGACATGCATGGTGAATTTTCCTTTTTTGGAGAAGAAGTTGATTATTACAATACGGGAGTGTTACAAGCTGACTCAGTTTCTGATTGGCCTTATTTGGAGGAAGAAGTTATTTCAGAGCTTCAGAACTCAGATGTAGAGCCGGAGGTTCCATTAGGGAACACAACTTGTGAAAGAAATTCAGGTAAAAACCAATCTCTGGCTTGCTCTCCAACAACACTAAATAATCTAACTATGAAGAATGGTTTACAGTGCCAGAATCTAGATATGGAAGAAAGTTCTGGCACAAGTAAAAGAAGTTCAGCAGAAGAAAATTATACACAGGCTAATAATGAACTTATTGATCTGAAATGTAGGTTGAGCTGGGATAAGATATTTGATTTGTCTGGGAAAGACAAATGCAGTGGTTACAAAATGAAAAACAGGATTAAAAAAACTGTAACCAAAAGCTGGCCTTACTACTGCAAAACTCAAAGTCGTTGGAAGTGGCCCAAATCTAAGAACAAACTGTATAGTAAAATGAgtaagaaactgaaagaaataagtatATCATCAGAAGTCAGAAAACAGAAAGATGATTTTATGAGTGAATGTttggaaaaaaattctaaaaaaataagTGCCACCTTAGAGTTTGACGAAGCAGAGACTAATATGCACAGATCTTCACTTAATTCCtcttcattaaaacaaaacacgtGGCATGTTACCCATGGGAACAATTCTAATCCTTGTGGATACAAGAGAGAGAAAAACAATAATTATGTCATCGAATCTGTGGACAATAATTCAAAATCTGACATCTTATCTAATCCCATTGTTTTAGTTCAGAGACTTATACTGAAACGAAACAGAGATCACCCTGGCCATGGAGGAAAAACTAAAGTGGATAAAAAGAATCCTTTTTCAGGATATGTATGTAATGTCGAAGAGAGAGCTTCATGTTCAAATCTTTATAAACGAGAAATTTGTAAATTGGACACATTTGATTCTAAAAACAGAAACAGCCGTGATATGTATAGGCATAGAGATGAACAGAGTTTAATTGAAATAAGAGGAAAACAAGGGAACACAGAAGATTCATACAGTGGCAGCATATCCAAATCTCATGACAACAGTGACAAAACTTTTAATATGGTGAAAGCTGACAGTATCAGTTCCAGAAAAAAGGCAAGTTATTCTGTTGAAGTTCAACGTGTGAAGCACTCAAAAGAGGTAAGAAAGACAAATGACAAAAGCATAAAGAAAAATTCAGATGAGTGCATCAAAGAACTACCTCGCGTTATTATCAAACGTTCACCAGATGGGAGTACAAGAtacaaaagctttctctgtctgtctgcagctacagaaaaatactggcaACCTGTAGTGATGCTGAAGAGAGATTCAAATATTGAAGAACTGGCCAAACGAATGCAAAAACGTAAATTTTCACCTCATGTTGTAGATGGAAGGTCACAAAGTAATATGAATATTCCCACAGGAATTAAGGAAAAGGCCCACAAGATTAAGTGTAAGGATAATATGCATGCTCCTGGTAATAAGAATAATGGGAATGAGCATGAATGGGGAGCTATTGATACTTCCATTGCAAGCCAAAAGAAGATTATCAGAAGGAAGGAAAAGGGTGATTTAAGTGAGCTTAAGAATTCAAAACACAGTGATACTAATTCATTAAGCATCAGATCCTGTGACTCATTGCATAACATAATTGAAGCAAACAattttcctgatgaacagattgaaTTACAGTCTGCTTTAGTTTGTGATACAGTACCCTTAAAGAGTGGGAAGAAATACAAAGGAATGTTGAAACACGATAAGAATTTCACTGAAGAAAGGGGGAAAGATTGCAGGAGAATTGAGTCAGACTGTCAGGAGATTTTGCCCAATATTGAATTGCCACAAAGGAGGCAAAGTGTTGAAATGTTTTCAGATACTGAAGTGAATAAAGCTTCAGTCTCAACTCCAGGTGAATACAATCAAAAGCATTTTACCAGTATGTGTGAGAGTAAGTATAATTATCATGAGTCTTCTCATACATCAAGTAATGAAGAAAGACCCTCTGTGCATTACAGCAGCTCAAGGGATAAAATACTCAGGAAGAAGTTTCAAGAACGGCAAAAAGTGGAAAAAAATTCGAAGAAGAGGCATTCTGAGTGGGCAGATTCAAAGTCGGCAATGAAGAAGCAATGTTTTTGGGACTGTGATTACACAAAGTCAGCATCTAAatccaagaaaaaatgtccagataTTACTGTTTTTTCTAACAAAGAGCCTCATTTTCCCGTCCACCACAGAGGTGAAATGGCTACACCAAATGCCCGGTGTTCATTAATTGATCAACGAGTTTCATTGCAGAATGATGAATTAGAAGCTTGCAAATCTAGTGGTGACTGTAACCGCATGGGCCAAGATGGTGGTAAAATTGATTGTCAGGCTTGTGGAATAGAATTAAAGAACTTTGCAGAGCGGAGTTCCCACATCAGGCAGCACCCATATCACTGTCAGCGCTGTCATCTAGCATTCAGATCAGAG